The Amblyomma americanum isolate KBUSLIRL-KWMA chromosome 3, ASM5285725v1, whole genome shotgun sequence genome window below encodes:
- the LOC144124037 gene encoding uncharacterized protein LOC144124037, with product MFEQTKILLFWLVAGTHALLHHQVPTPYQNPGYGGYTTSAPGAPYRGYDAYASPPQPYSFGYDNVDEYGTRLFHREQGDANNAKTGSYGYRDAYGLYRRVNYVADANGFRATVDTNEPGTAPGASADVVFNAAPVVPPTPGGAAGATAGVAPFAYGARGAAPNYSSAYNGYGSYGNAPNSGNPGAYGYGGYGSYGSASGGPALGGYAYGGYTPYGQGAAGYAAGRYAPGGYGAAAVWAAGQYGYRRR from the exons ATGTTCGAACAG ACTAAAATCCTGCTCTTCTGGCTTGTTGCCGGCACGCACGCCCTACTTCACCACCAAGTCCCAACTCCGTACCAGAACCCTGGATACGGTGGATACACCACGTCAGCGCCTGGTGCCCCTTACAGGGGATACGATGCATACGCCTCG CCACCTCAGCCGTACAGTTTCGGCTATGACAATGTGGACGAGTACGGCACCCGCCTATTCCACCGCGAGCAGGGTGATGCCAACAACGCCAAGACCGGCTCGTACGGCTACCGTGACGCATACGGCCTTTATCGACGGGTGAACTACGTTGCAGACGCAAACGGATTCCGAGCCACGGTGGACACCAACGAGCCAGGAACTGCACCGGGTGCCAGCGCCGACGTGGTCTTCAACGCCGCACCGGTTGTCCCACCGACCCCTGGGGGAGCCGCAGGTGCAACGGCTGGAGTAGCTCCATTTGCCTACGGTGCTAGGGGTGCAGCGCCGAACTACAGCAGCGCTTACAACGGATACGGTAGTTACGGAAACGCCCCAAACAGTGGCAACCCTGGCGCCTATGGATACGGTGGATACGGTTCCTACGGCTCCGCTTCCGGTGGTCCAGCCCTGGGTGGATATGCCTACGGGGGATATACTCCATACGGCCAAGGTGCCGCTGGCTATGCTGCTGGCCGCTACGCACCGGGTGGCTACGGGGCTGCCGCTGTATGGGCTGCCGGTCAATACGGGTACCGCCGTCGATAG